TCATGCAATGTGTGGAAGACCTCAAGCTTGAAACCCAGTTTCCTTTAGATACACTGAAAAAACGGGTAGAGCAACTTGAGAATGTCAAGTCAGGAAAGAGAAAGAGCTCTTCCTCTGTATCTGCAAGCAAGCCGCCCTCAAAAAAACGGGCGCTtggaggtggaggtggaggcGGAGAACGAGGCGGAGGTGGAGGCGGTGATGGTGGTAGACGCAGTGCCCCTTCGTCCTCCCGGCCACCCAAATCTGGAAGGTTTTCTAGTGCTTCAGCCTCTGCCTACCCTAGAAATCCTCCTCGAGCACATTTGGCCCCGCCACACCTTTCCAGATATTCTGGACCATACGGTTATCCAAACCACCACCAACCAATATACGAAGGGCATCCCCCCCCATCTGCATACGGACCACTATATAATGAAATGCGTGGACAGAGCCACGCCATATATTCTCAACAGTATGCATATTCTACTCCTGAGGCCACAACCGGCCCACCAAGGGGTGCTACACATTACCCAGAAGCAGCACAAGCACCGGGAACCTATGAACAACAGTATGGGTATTCTGCTCCAGATGCCACAACCGGTGCACTACACACTGGCCCACACTATGTAGCGCAAGCGCAGATAAACTACGGGGGAAGTCCCGCTGCACCttctcaacaacaacaatacaTGTATTCTCCTAAGGACGCACCAGGCGTGACCAATCATGAAGCAACACCAGGATCGTATGGAGGGCCGAGCGATTATGCTACATACGATTATAGTGCTGCTGCTGCGGCTGCAGGTGCAACTGCAACTGCATACCCCCCAAGTTCATACCAAACACAGTAGTCTAGAGTACACAGGGCCAAGAGGATATTTAGCTACTTGTGTTTATCTGCTGCTAATGTTCTGCTGTTCCATAAAGTGCCCCATGTCTTTGActtatgaaatattattttgcTTTATATAAAATGTTTGCAAAGATTATTATTTTGCCTCAAGAAAGGTCAAAGAATATGAACTTTGATTCATTTAAATGTTAGCAAAGAGGATTTCAGGGTATGATATACTGTCAAATGAGAGGATGGAAAGGGcaaattgatgattgaattccTCATCTTTTCCTTGTCTAATTCTGAAACTACTTGGAATGATTACTTAAGAGTTAATACTCGATTTAGTCTACAATTTTACTATTTTGGTTCTCAACTTTTAAGCTTGTTCAATTTTATCACAAAGTATATAATTGTTAACCAAAATGTCCTAATCATGACTATTTTGATTTAGATAAAGGATtgttttaggtaaaaattgtaTAGTTAAGGACGAATAACAtgtataatacatgtatcaattttggtcattgactattaaaaatttcaaattaggtccatgactattaacattttcaaattacgtgcatgactattcatttgtattacatttggtcctgccgttaaattttccggccaaatttctggcgaagtcatcgggggtgacttgcgtttttttttttttttaaattttttatttaaaagttacggagtattaaaataatttttaaaataaaaattaaataaattagtcggtcaccgATGACTTCGCCCGAAATTTGTACGGAAAATTTAGCGGCAGGACCagatgtgatacaaaatgaatagtcatgcacctaatttgaaaatattaatagtcaagaaccaaatgtgatacaaattgaatagtcatgcacctaatttgaaatttttaatagtcaaggaccaaaattgatacatatattatagttgagggactaaaaatgatatttgctcaaattttaaagttaatgatcaaaataatgaaattttaattgttgAGGGCCAAATCAAGTATCAACTTGATTACTTATATGCAAATGGCATTGGTTTGAgtttttattcttaaattttaacttgatcatataaatattattattttttaaataaaataaatataaaattttgttttagacttttttttttaacaataattttgttttagaCTTAGCATTGCTAATTCTGACGTCGCTATACGAAGATCTGTCAATGGTTACCCATCTTTGTAACTTTGATCTATCATGAATTAACTTCTATCTTGCACCCCAACTGTTTGATAAATTGCGCAACATAAGCTTTTTTGTTCGGTGCGAATATACACTTCAATGTTCTTTCGGGTCATTCTTCAGAGAATTTCAACCCAGTGCACACCTGCAACTTCCTTCTCCACCGACGCCGGCGTTGTTTTCAGACGTGTTAGAAGCATCACAAGTGGCGCCGCCGCAGGAAATGCAAATGGCGGTGGCGGGGGAGCGTCTAAAGATGACTACTTCGCGACTATTCATCACATATCAAACATTGTCCGGCGAGACATCTACCTGGAGCGAACCCTTAACAAGATGCGAATCTCTACAATCGTGAACTCGGAGCTCGTTTATCGTGTTCTTCGCAGCTGCTCTCAACACGGAATCGAATCCTTCCGATTCTTCAATTGGGCGCGAACGCAGCACCCTCAGTATGATCCGACGACTGTGGAGTTCGAGGAGCTTCTCAAAACCCTAGCTCGAACCGCTCACTGGGAAACAATGTGGAAGGTGATTCAGCAGATGAAAGCGCAAAATGTGGAGGTTTCGCCCTCTATGGCTTCTTTTATAATTGAGCAGTATGGAAAGCATGGCCTGATTGATCAGGCTGTTGAGCTTTTTAACCGCCTTAACAATTTGAACTGCCTGCAAACCACTGAGGTTTATAATTCCCTGCTTTTTGCTCTCTGTGAGGTCAAGAATTTCCAGGGAGCCTATGCGTTGATTCGTAGGATGATTCGAAAAGGCACTAAGCCAGACAAGAGGACATATTCTGTTCTTGTGAATGGCTGGTGCTCCGCGGGGAAGATGAGGGAGGCTCAGAGGTTTTTGGAGGAGATGAGTCAGAAAGGGTTCAATCCTCCTGTTCGA
This region of Ipomoea triloba cultivar NCNSP0323 chromosome 15, ASM357664v1 genomic DNA includes:
- the LOC116006308 gene encoding pentatricopeptide repeat-containing protein At5g18390, mitochondrial, which gives rise to MFFRVILQRISTQCTPATSFSTDAGVVFRRVRSITSGAAAGNANGGGGGASKDDYFATIHHISNIVRRDIYLERTLNKMRISTIVNSELVYRVLRSCSQHGIESFRFFNWARTQHPQYDPTTVEFEELLKTLARTAHWETMWKVIQQMKAQNVEVSPSMASFIIEQYGKHGLIDQAVELFNRLNNLNCLQTTEVYNSLLFALCEVKNFQGAYALIRRMIRKGTKPDKRTYSVLVNGWCSAGKMREAQRFLEEMSQKGFNPPVRGRDLLIDGLLSAGYLESAKGLVRKMTKEGFIPDVETFNSLAEAVCKSGEADFCIDLFHDVCRLGLCPDVETYKITIAAASKLGRMDDAFRILHRCIEDGNRPFPSLYAPILKALCRRGQFDDAFSFFSDVKVKVKGHPPNRPVYTMLVKMCCRGGRFVEAANYLVEMTEVNLLPMSQSFDMVTDGLKHCGKHDLAKRIEQLEISIRGV